The following are from one region of the Vanessa cardui chromosome 3, ilVanCard2.1, whole genome shotgun sequence genome:
- the LOC124543600 gene encoding uncharacterized protein LOC124543600: MRRTYRSKKETGGCLDPRDVILAMDSKSSVFDAFYINNIKQTKRDLSIGPSVQNAASNRVRKRKYVKRLKEQEPVIRESSSTSAFLTPDKSFRVNKAPDLFDQLLNSTIEGPKVETIQNISSGTIPKGRTYCKHKSLKKQKINYSSGDSTDSEKENSTQSIKYNTTQNTSDVLSHKLLIEKEYAKSPQCDESIAEIVNNLSLFKDSKENISTSPRGLSTKSRHSCLVENKQNSPLCSTPFLEKYRGKSIYNFSPISINLNDSPNSINITEENLQNNKEDSSVILVKDEIVPEFENVEEIKQYSFNENKQKTVNDNNESCLMQSPQLTKATHNTLAEPNYLLETTEVEPFLGFSNSEIPNSMRLKSICSKFNQLEKDITIINAPLEVGNVSNSSLNETEIKIGSVRELIENNASTEQISPSNSNLESEENGSLYDTCNSEDFDDEEIYNKQAIVIIERLNDSILKKYYDKMPAFSDHSLNETNPSLSDDPYSDEYASLDETKSESDNDTYRQKSILQEDSSSKEMDEQGLHSDNSSDSNKPEEEVFMSFVTTRRRNEVTNDSFIFSLDNSTTSGSSGDIDKTVLSKNIIECVQENDVTLVENGPVGTNAEFQNISCNNLTTKEEIDVTKKDTETEFISSSRNNCISIRNGSINRPSFKTRKSSNSPTIKRRVSLKTNVNIDSGLINKNIMTRRSSRLNRGSMDVRKSSLKTEEICPKNRTESTSRDLTLSNVTMSDVKQGIVLQPGKRWERSLSIYRRMTTIADHFDHSILDDEPLNIKGRKYRQSVISTMEMQDLKGSLHNESINSRRSTFVSKPSRSTIRIVRDSDTSRASLCSTSVFEESQGFLTEDCDDTIVELSKLSIADSEHEVTVLEKFHDTSNRFATARDYVLRRCNQTDVILFDECYPDTVLKNCRKIGEGVYGEVFLWRAGDGRARVLKIVPIAGNIKVNGENQKDYHEIISEIVIAMELSGLRAPIAEIEKHFNEGKSIETLDLHSVENATDVFNEVLAVRCVYGSYPSRLLDLWDLYDECKGSENDNPAILPVDQQYIVLELANAGQDLESYQFNNAEQAYALFKQVAFGLAVAEEAYQFEHRDLHWGNVLISPTDQKFATFVVRGRAYRVARRGVAAAVIDYSLSRAALRLPAGGRAELYNDLAADDGLFDAVGDYQFEVYRLMREKLGNDWKNFEPYTNILWLHYTVDKMITALRYTRTNTKIHKHYIAKLKEIKNRILDYGSAVQYVLTDNEL, from the exons atgaggAGAACGTATAGGTCAAAAAAAGAAACCGGAGGCTGTTTAGATCCTCGAGATGTTATACTTGCAATGGACTCTAAGAGTTCTGTATTTGATGCTTTttacatcaataatattaaacaaaccaAACGGGATCTATCCATAGGCCCTTCCGTACAAAATGCAGCATCAAATAGAGTTCGTAAAAGGAAATACGTGAAAAGACTTAAAGAACAAGAACCTGTTATAAGAGAATCAAGTTCAACATCTGCGTTTCTAACTCCGGATAAATCTTTTCGTGTCAATAAAGCGCCAGATTTATTTGATCAACTTCTGAACTCAACCATTGAGGGACCGAAAGTGGaaacaattcaaaatatttccaGTGGGACTATACC gaAAGGAAGAACATATTGCAAACACAAATcattaaaaaagcaaaaaattaattactctAGCGGTGACAGTACAG ACTCTGAAAAAGAAAACTCCACTCAAAGcataaaatataacacaacaCAAAATACTTCAGATGTTCTAAGTCATAAGTTGTTGATAGAAAAAGAGTATGCAAAAAGCCCACAGTGTGATGAATCTATAGCagaaatagttaataatctATCTCTATTTAAGGACTCCAAAGAAAATATATCCACAAGCCCTAGAGGTCTATCTACAAAATCAAGACATTCTTGTCTAGTTGAAAACAAACAGAATTCTCCTTTATGTAGTACTCCATTTCTTGAGAAATACAGAGGCAAatccatttataatttttcaccTATATCTATAAATCTAAATGATAGtcctaatagtataaatataacagaagaaaatcttcaaaataataaagaagataGTAGTGTTATTCTTGTAAAAGATGAAATAGTACCTgaatttgaaaatgttgaagaaattaaacaatatagctttaatgaaaacaaacaaaagactgtgaatgataataatgaatCTTGTTTAATGCAATCTCCTCAACTAACTAAAGCTACTCATAATACTTTAGCtgaaccaaattatttacttgaaaCAACGGAAGTAGAACCATTTTTAGGATTTTCAAACAGTGAAATTCCTAATAGTATGAGACTAAAATCAATTTGtagtaaatttaatcaattagaaaaagatataacaattataaatgcaCCTCTTGAAGTAGGCAATGTTTCTAACTCAAGTTTAAatgaaactgaaataaaaataggtagTGTTAgagaattaattgaaaataatgcaAGCACTGAACAAATTAGTCCTTCTAACTCCAATTTGGAAAGTGAAGAAAATGGATCTCTTTATGATACATGTAATAGCGAAGACTTTGATGATGaagaaatatacaataaacaagCCATAGTTATAATAGAAAGACTGAATGATTCcattttaaagaaatactaTGATAAAATGCCAGCTTTTTCTGATCACagtttaaatgaaacaaatccTAGTCTGTCTGATGATCCTTATAGTGATGAATATGCCAGTCTAGACGAAACAAAATCAGAGAGTGACAATGATACATATAGACAAAAAAGCATTTTACAGGAAGACAGTTCGAGTAAAGAAATGGATGAGCAAGGCTTACATAGTGACAATAGCTCAGATAGTAATAAGCCTGAAGAGGAAGTTTTTATGAGCTTTGTAACAACAAGAAGACGTAATGAAGTAACAAATGATTCATTCATATTCAGTTTAGATAACTCTACGACAAGTGGTAGCAGTGGTGATATAGATAAGACTGtacttagtaaaaatattattgaatgtgTTCAAGAAAATGATGTAACTCTCGTGGAAAATGGGCCAGTAGGTACTAATGCAGAATTTCAGAATATCTCTTGTAATAATTTAACTACAAAGGAAGAAATTGATGTTACTAAAAAGGATACTGAAACTGAATTCATTTCTTCATCAAGAAATAATTGTATATCAATAAGGAATGGCAGCATCAATAGGCCATCTTTTAAAACAAGGAAAAGCTCAAATTCACCAACTATTAAAAGAAGGGTATCTCTCAAAACAAACGTAAATATAGATTCTggtttaatcaataaaaatattatgacaagAAGAAGTTCGAGGTTAAATAGAGGTAGTATGGATGTAAGAAAATCCTCTTTGAAGACTGAAGAAATATGTCCTAAGAATAGAACAGAATCAACATCAAGAGACTTAACATTAAGTAATGTTACCATGAGTGATGTGAAACAAGGAATAGTCTTACAGCCGGGAAAACGATGGGAAAGATCCTTAAGTATATACAGAAGAATGACCACAATTGCTGATCATTTTGATCACTCAATATTGGATGATGAACCTTTGAATATTAAAGGCAGGAAATATCGTCAAAGTGTGATCAGTACCATGGAAATGCAGGATCTAAAAG gTTCACTACACAATGAATCAATTAATAGTCGCAGAAGCACATTTGTGTCTAAACCTAGCAGATCTACTATTAGGATTGTAAGG gaTTCCGACACTTCCAGGGCTAGCCTATGCTCCACCTCCGTTTTTGAAGAATCGCAAG GATTTTTGACCGAAGACTGTGATGATACGATTGTTGAGTTATCAAAACTCTCGATTGCCGACTCGGAACACGAGGTCACGGTATTAGAAAAATTTCATGATACGTCGAATCGTTTTGCGACCGCGCGCGATTACGTCTTGCGACGCTGCAATCAAACAGACGTTATACTGTTTGATGAATGCTATCCAGATAC AGTCCTGAAGAATTGCCGCAAGATCGGCGAGGGTGTATATGGGGAGGTATTCCTGTGGCGAGCAGGAGATGGCAGAGCTCGTGTTCTAAAAATTGTTCCTATAGCTGGCAACATCAAGGTCAATGGAGAAAATCAAAAGGACTACCACGAAATTATATCTGAGATTGTGATTGCTAT GGAATTGAGCGGACTGCGCGCTCCTATAGCAGaaattgaaaaacattttaatgaggGGAAGAGTATCGAAACTTTGGATTTACATTCTGTAGAGAATGCTACAGATGTTTTTAATGAG GTTTTAGCCGTTCGTTGTGTTTACGGTAGCTATCCATCCCGTCTTCTCGACCTTTGGGATCTGTATGACGAGTGCAAGGGGTCGGAGAACGACAACCCAGCCATCTTGCCAGTTGACCAGCAATATATTGTACTAGAGTTGGCCAACGCTGGTCAAGACTTGGAGAGCTATCAATTCAACAACGCTGAACAAGCGTATGCACTATTTAAACAG gtCGCATTTGGTCTAGCTGTTGCCGAGGAGGCATATCAATTCGAACATCGCGATTTGCACTGGGGTAACGTGCTCATATCACCTACTGATCAGAAG TTCGCGACGTTCGTGGTGCGCGGGCGCGCGTACCGCGTGGCGCGGCGCGGCGTGGCGGCGGCCGTCATCGACTACTCGCTGTCGCGCGCGGCGCTGCGGCTGCCGGCCGGCGGGCGCGCCGAGCTCTACAACGACCTGGCCGCCGACGACGGGCTCTTCGACGCCGTGGGCGACTACCAGTTTGAGGTCTACCGCCTCATGAGGGAGAAGCTCGG
- the LOC124543584 gene encoding PWWP domain-containing protein 2A-like, translated as MAAVAATADMTIQKNSQILVNVEEALEDLIVVSYSSEDKKFQGVLLDSNKSNLPFGVYSLHPAFTKQVENVENKDDKLHSVSQRFTYQEPQYGTEDGQKSKKPNAKSKSQPRQKMTVRLRPRKVLCSNCQGICNENSENVDVSKKRKLDSDDDSPKDGSESSKLEKKYLMGSMLIPKLSRLQPSEITSAIKTKNNSKPGEKIRHVKNVKSSDESDQTTRELAFVSVSDNSDMCDKEDGKDSDNSFSNLFSNARTLKISFGEGEGTVVKIPPLGGDFNEDSGVSCDMSKPSKPDSKAVKKALKKAKKQAKKNSDSVKAVDLWIEQSPKHIGALSPRNNVSNSPPLDPLEKKHKHKVKHKKKNKVQKKRDENSSKCDDDSMDYFSNIKDCLNQKLSISLRRLSSNSYERRDDDVSDDGESETVPDFPANSTEGVGGQLLRVSPGDIVWGKVVGFPWWPGRVLSVTPTARAHVAWYASTTSSLMPCDSLSPFLEDYKIRFNKKKRGPYKEAVKQATIEARQLESHVDPLASPTQANLATVSPRPIDVFS; from the exons ATGGCGGCTGTTGCTGCAACAGCcgatatgacgattcaaaagaatTCTCAGATTCTAGTGAATGTGGAAGAAGCGCTTGAAGATTTAATTGTTGTGTCGTATAGTAGTGAAGATAAAAAATTTCAAGGTGTACTACTTGACTCTAATAAGAG TAATTTACCATTCGGTGTGTATAGTCTTCACCCAGCTTTCACAAAGCAAGTCGAAAATGTTGAGAACAAAGACGACAAACTACATTCCGTTAGTCAAAGATTTACTTATCAAGAGCCTCAGTACGGAACTGAAGATGGGCAAAAATCTAAAAAACCAAACGCGAAGTCGAAATCTCAGCCTCGACAAAAGATGACAGTGCGCTTAAGACCTAGGAAGGTATTGTGTTCAAATTGCCAAGGGATTTGCAATGAAAATAGTGAAAATGTAGACGTGTCCAAGAAGCGGAAATTAGATTCGGATGACGATTCGCCCAAGGATGGTTCTGAGTCAtcgaaattagaaaaaaaatatctgatggGTAGCATGCTAATACCCAAACTATCTAGGTTACAACCAAGTGAAATAACGAGtgctataaaaacaaaaaataactcaaaaCCTGGTGAGAAAATTAGACATGTAAAAAATGTGAAATCTAGTGATGAAAGTGACCAAACAACTAGGGAGTTGGCTTTCGTTAGTGTTTCTGACAATAGTGATATGTGTGATAAAGAAGATGGTAAAGATAGTGATAATTCATTTAGTAACTTATTTTCGAATGCCAGAACACTTAAAATTAGTTTTGGTGAAGGTGAGGGAACTGTGGTAAAAATACCTCCGTTAGGTGGTGATTTTAACGAAGATTCTGGTGTTTCCTGTGATATGTCTAAGCCGTCTAAACCTGACTCAAAGGCTGTAAAAAAAGCACTTAAAAAAGCTAAAAAGCAAGCTAAGAAAAATAGTGATTCTGTAAAAGCAGTCGATCTATGGATAGAACAATCTCCGAAACACATTGGGGCATTATCACCACGCAACAATGTTTCGAATAGTCCACCTTTAGATCCATTAGAAAAGAAACACAAGCATAAAGTtaaacacaaaaagaaaaataaagtacaGAAAAAACGTGATGAGAACTCGAGCAAATGTGATGACGACTCTATGGACTACTTCAGTAACATTAAGGATTGTCTGAATCAGAAGTTGTCCATTAGCTTGCGTAGATTAAGCAGTAATTCTTATGAACGTAGAGATGATGATGTGTCAGATGATGGGGAAAGTGAAACAGTGCCAGACTTTCCCGCCAACAGCACAGAGGGTGTTGGTGGACAGTTATTACGAGTATCTCCTGGGGATATTGTCTGGGGTAAAGTTGTTGGGTTTCCATGGTGGCCAGGGAGGGTACTGAGTGTCACCCCAACAGCTCGAGCTCATGTAGCTTGGTATGCTTCAACAACATCATCCCTGATGCCATGTGATAGCCTAAGTCCGTTCCTAGAAGATTATAag ATAAGATTCAACAAAAAGAAGAGGGGTCCATATAAAGAGGCTGTAAAGCAAGCAACTATTGAAGCGAGGCAACTTGAATCTCACGTTGATCCACTAGCAAGTCCGACTCAGGCTAACCTTGCAACCGTTTCACCGAGACCCATCGATGTGTTCTCATAA